One part of the Candidatus Eisenbacteria bacterium genome encodes these proteins:
- the fliM gene encoding flagellar motor switch protein FliM, protein MAGILSQEEIDALMSAVSTGDLEASPGDPGMPAQNITTYDFRRPSRLTKEEIRTLTSIHESFARMLANSLSAYLRCVVEVSLVSVSGVTYAEYQQALPNPTGLTVLSTPPFEGGMVLEINQSLLLAMIDRLFGGPGLLGSEGKHLTTLEQTVIQKIVRRALPDLVESWKPVVALQPEIDVFESNPQFVSAGAAGDMVLFVSFEIQLPKASGFASLCFQHRDIEEPLSKAGAAGSPGQRVRRPTPIPGELWRDGIEPTSLDVAGVLGHARIRIGELLDLRVGDVVRLDSTPRGTLPLCISGQPKGSVRLGRVGRHRALEVISLEP, encoded by the coding sequence ATGGCCGGCATTCTGAGCCAGGAAGAAATCGATGCCCTGATGAGCGCCGTATCCACCGGCGACCTCGAGGCGTCCCCCGGCGATCCCGGGATGCCGGCGCAGAACATCACCACCTACGACTTCCGCCGGCCGAGCCGGCTCACCAAGGAGGAGATCCGGACCCTCACGAGCATCCACGAGTCCTTCGCGCGCATGCTGGCCAACTCGCTGTCGGCCTACCTGCGCTGCGTGGTGGAGGTCTCGCTGGTGTCCGTGAGCGGGGTGACGTACGCCGAGTACCAGCAGGCGCTGCCCAACCCCACCGGGCTCACCGTGCTGAGCACCCCGCCCTTCGAGGGCGGCATGGTCCTCGAGATCAACCAGAGCCTGCTGCTGGCCATGATCGACCGGCTCTTCGGCGGTCCCGGGCTGCTGGGCTCGGAGGGCAAGCACCTCACCACGCTGGAACAGACGGTGATCCAGAAGATCGTGCGGCGCGCGCTGCCCGACCTGGTGGAATCGTGGAAACCGGTGGTGGCGCTGCAGCCCGAGATCGACGTGTTCGAGAGCAACCCGCAGTTCGTGAGCGCCGGCGCGGCCGGCGACATGGTGCTGTTCGTGTCTTTCGAGATCCAGCTGCCCAAGGCATCCGGGTTCGCCAGCCTGTGCTTCCAGCACCGCGACATCGAGGAGCCGCTCAGCAAGGCCGGCGCCGCCGGAAGCCCGGGCCAGCGGGTGCGCCGGCCCACGCCGATCCCCGGGGAGCTGTGGCGCGACGGCATCGAACCCACCTCGCTGGACGTGGCCGGGGTGCTGGGCCACGCCCGGATCCGCATCGGGGAGCTGCTCGACCTGCGCGTGGGCGACGTGGTGCGGCTGGACAGCACGCCGCGGGGCACCCTGCCGCTGTGCATCTCGGGCCAGCCCAAGGGCTCGGTGCGACTGGGCCGCGTGGGCCGTCACCGCGCGCTGGAAGTGATCTCCCTCGAACCGTGA
- a CDS encoding flagellar biosynthetic protein FliO has product MRALRLLWVAGMTAWATNAAALDLHYTEPSVPPAPSMLGLLLRTGLALAVVVALVYLVAWLLRRAQPGFARARKGPVEVESHVPLGPKRSLYTVRWGRFRLLLGAGSSEITLLASEWNEGAGEPAAARGELPDEAQFGKRLDDFLSRLGKMEDDRS; this is encoded by the coding sequence GTGCGCGCGCTGCGCCTGCTCTGGGTCGCCGGGATGACGGCGTGGGCCACCAACGCCGCGGCCCTGGACCTGCACTACACCGAGCCGTCGGTGCCGCCCGCGCCCTCGATGCTGGGGCTGCTGCTGCGCACCGGGCTGGCGCTGGCCGTGGTGGTGGCGCTGGTGTACCTGGTGGCCTGGCTGCTGCGCCGGGCGCAGCCCGGCTTCGCCCGGGCGCGCAAGGGGCCGGTGGAGGTGGAGTCGCACGTGCCGCTGGGGCCCAAGCGCTCGCTGTACACGGTGCGCTGGGGGCGCTTCCGCCTGCTGCTCGGGGCGGGCAGCTCCGAGATCACGCTGCTGGCCTCGGAATGGAACGAGGGCGCCGGGGAACCGGCCGCCGCGCGCGGCGAGCTTCCGGACGAGGCGCAGTTCGGGAAGCGCCTGGACGATTTCCTCTCGCGACTGGGGAAGATGGAAGATGACCGCTCCTAG
- the fliR gene encoding flagellar type III secretion system protein FliR: MDTALFMGGPAFLLAFARVAGILASGPFFGGRAVPTQFKLGAALFITLLVLPGLKPGGVALPPTLLLTCLSVFREVAIGAAVGLLAQLVFTAVQIAGELLGLQMGFSMMNLVDPSTGASVPVISEVYGLFASLLFFALDAHHLFVRGVFASFELAPLGVAGFQPAVGMALAGAVGKVFVMALELSGPVLAALFLADVALGLVARTIPQMNVFTVGFPLKIALGLVALGMTLPMLAGVLERQFSALEIAVRTLLRGM, from the coding sequence GTGGACACCGCGCTCTTCATGGGCGGCCCGGCGTTCCTGCTGGCGTTCGCCCGGGTGGCCGGGATCCTCGCCTCCGGCCCGTTCTTCGGCGGCCGGGCCGTGCCCACGCAGTTCAAGCTGGGCGCGGCGCTGTTCATCACCCTGCTGGTCCTGCCGGGGCTGAAACCCGGCGGGGTCGCGCTGCCGCCCACGCTGCTGCTCACCTGCCTGTCGGTGTTCCGCGAGGTGGCCATCGGCGCGGCGGTGGGGCTGCTGGCGCAGCTGGTGTTCACCGCGGTGCAGATCGCCGGGGAGCTGCTGGGCCTGCAGATGGGCTTCTCCATGATGAACCTGGTGGACCCCAGCACCGGCGCCTCGGTGCCGGTGATCTCCGAGGTCTACGGCCTGTTCGCCTCGTTGCTCTTCTTCGCCCTCGACGCGCACCACCTGTTCGTGCGCGGGGTGTTCGCCAGCTTCGAGCTGGCGCCGCTCGGCGTGGCCGGGTTTCAGCCGGCCGTCGGGATGGCCCTGGCGGGCGCGGTGGGCAAGGTGTTCGTGATGGCGCTGGAGTTGTCCGGCCCGGTGCTGGCGGCGCTGTTCCTGGCCGACGTGGCCCTGGGCCTCGTGGCGCGCACCATCCCCCAGATGAACGTGTTCACCGTGGGCTTCCCGCTCAAGATCGCGCTCGGCCTGGTCGCGCTCGGCATGACCCTGCCGATGCTCGCGGGGGTGCTCGAGCGCCAGTTCTCCGCCCTGGAGATCGCCGTACGCACGCTCCTGCGTGGCATGTAG
- the fliQ gene encoding flagellar biosynthesis protein FliQ, with product MTPLEAVSILKQALWTAVVLSTPMLLFGLVAGLVVSVFQAVTQIHEMTLTFIPKILAVILGLVLFLPWMLNMMITYTSNLWLGAARMR from the coding sequence GTGACCCCGCTCGAAGCCGTCTCGATCCTCAAGCAGGCCCTGTGGACCGCGGTGGTCCTGTCCACGCCCATGCTCCTGTTCGGGCTGGTGGCGGGGCTGGTGGTGAGCGTGTTCCAGGCGGTCACCCAGATCCACGAGATGACGCTCACGTTCATCCCCAAGATCCTGGCGGTGATCCTCGGCCTGGTGCTGTTCCTGCCGTGGATGCTCAACATGATGATCACCTACACGTCGAACCTGTGGCTCGGCGCGGCGCGCATGCGCTGA
- the flhB gene encoding flagellar biosynthesis protein FlhB has translation MAEDHKDEKTEPASPKKRREARERGQVAQSQEVNSALVLLASILALSWATPHMAREIGGLARLYWGEGLQRAWSAESAQGELTFLLLHVGKAIAPAILVIGVVGVASNLMQVGVIFSGEPIKPNLEKLNPIKGAQRIFSKNGLVELLKALIKLSLITWITWGTLRTEFLGLLPFFGSDLAHVLPAAGKATYHLALRVTLGLLVVAVADYGWQRFQFEQGLMMTREEVKDEFKQAEGDPRMKARMRALQRSMLRRRMLQDVPRADVVITNPTHYAVALRYKSGEMNAPTVVAKGARLIALRIKELAREHHVPMVEDVPLAQALYKSAEVGKEIPLQFYEAVAEVLAFVYRLRARRAGVA, from the coding sequence TTGGCGGAAGACCATAAAGACGAGAAAACCGAGCCCGCATCACCCAAGAAACGACGGGAAGCCCGGGAGCGGGGCCAGGTTGCGCAGAGCCAGGAGGTAAATTCCGCGCTCGTGCTGCTGGCCAGTATTTTGGCGCTCTCGTGGGCCACCCCGCACATGGCGCGCGAGATCGGCGGTCTCGCCCGGCTGTACTGGGGCGAGGGGCTGCAGCGCGCCTGGTCCGCGGAGAGCGCCCAGGGCGAGCTGACCTTCCTGCTGCTGCACGTGGGCAAAGCCATCGCCCCGGCGATCCTGGTCATCGGCGTGGTGGGCGTGGCCTCGAACCTGATGCAGGTCGGGGTGATCTTCTCGGGGGAACCCATCAAGCCCAACCTCGAGAAGCTGAACCCGATCAAGGGCGCGCAGCGGATCTTCTCGAAGAACGGCCTGGTGGAGCTGCTGAAGGCGCTGATCAAGCTCTCGCTGATCACCTGGATCACCTGGGGCACGCTGCGCACCGAGTTCCTGGGCCTGCTGCCGTTCTTCGGCAGCGACCTGGCCCACGTGCTCCCCGCGGCGGGCAAGGCCACCTACCACCTGGCGCTTCGCGTGACGCTGGGCCTGCTGGTGGTGGCCGTCGCCGACTACGGCTGGCAGCGCTTCCAGTTCGAGCAGGGGCTGATGATGACCCGCGAGGAAGTGAAGGACGAGTTCAAGCAGGCGGAAGGGGACCCGCGGATGAAGGCGCGCATGCGCGCGCTGCAGCGCTCGATGCTGCGCCGGCGGATGCTCCAGGACGTCCCCAGGGCCGACGTGGTGATCACCAACCCCACCCACTACGCGGTGGCGCTGCGCTACAAGAGCGGCGAGATGAACGCGCCGACGGTGGTGGCCAAGGGGGCGCGGCTCATCGCGCTGCGCATCAAGGAACTGGCCCGCGAGCACCACGTCCCGATGGTGGAGGACGTGCCGCTGGCGCAGGCCCTGTACAAGTCGGCCGAAGTCGGCAAGGAGATCCCGCTGCAGTTCTACGAGGCCGTCGCCGAGGTCCTGGCGTTCGTCTACCGGCTGCGCGCCCGGCGCGCGGGCGTGGCGTGA
- a CDS encoding MinD/ParA family protein, translated as MRPSALPRAPRRTVAVASGKGGVGKTNIATNLAVALAQRGKKVLLVDGDLGLANVDLLLGLSPKLTLKDVVLGRRAVEDVVLEGPLGVRVLPASSGIEDLANLDDFRREKLIRSIQALDGDLDFVLVDTGSGIGRNVTSLAFAADEVMVLTTPEPPSFSDAYALIKVLARRPLNAPPRLVVNMVTGYDEWQEVAARIALVSRRFLGLELTQWGYVYEDPAVGQAVQKQEPFVQASPYCLAAKCIQQLASRMLEDPGYESAGLEGFLRGVTPEEPETVEVEVEGEAG; from the coding sequence GTGCGTCCCTCGGCGCTGCCCCGCGCGCCCCGCCGCACCGTGGCGGTGGCCAGCGGCAAGGGCGGCGTCGGAAAGACCAACATCGCCACCAACCTGGCGGTCGCGCTGGCGCAGCGCGGCAAGAAGGTGCTGCTGGTGGACGGCGACCTGGGGCTCGCGAACGTGGACCTGCTGCTGGGGCTCAGTCCGAAGCTGACCCTCAAGGACGTGGTGCTGGGACGCCGCGCCGTGGAGGACGTGGTGCTCGAAGGCCCGCTGGGCGTGCGCGTGCTGCCCGCCTCGAGCGGCATCGAGGACCTGGCGAACCTGGACGACTTCCGGCGCGAGAAGCTGATCCGCTCCATCCAGGCCCTGGACGGCGACCTGGACTTCGTGCTGGTGGACACCGGCTCGGGCATCGGCCGCAACGTCACCAGCCTGGCCTTCGCGGCCGACGAGGTGATGGTGCTGACCACCCCCGAGCCGCCCTCGTTCTCCGACGCCTACGCGCTGATCAAGGTGCTGGCCCGGCGGCCGCTGAACGCGCCCCCGCGGCTGGTGGTGAACATGGTCACCGGCTACGACGAATGGCAGGAGGTGGCGGCCCGCATCGCGCTGGTGTCCCGCCGTTTCCTGGGCCTCGAGCTGACACAGTGGGGCTACGTGTACGAGGACCCGGCGGTGGGCCAGGCGGTCCAGAAGCAGGAGCCGTTCGTGCAGGCGTCCCCGTACTGCCTGGCGGCCAAGTGCATTCAGCAGCTGGCCTCGCGGATGCTCGAGGACCCGGGCTACGAGTCCGCGGGACTGGAGGGGTTCCTGCGCGGCGTCACTCCCGAGGAGCCGGAGACGGTCGAAGTCGAAGTGGAAGGGGAAGCCGGTTGA
- a CDS encoding OmpA family protein yields the protein MSRRRQSHEEHENSERWLLTYADLITLLLAFFIVMYSMSKVDAKKFGAVSTALHKILSGGGLLLKGDMGTVVAPTQSYVPSESIDLKIVMGKMEADLKSEALSGKLRIKQDARGVVLSLSDKVLFESGKAEIQPGARAILDTLATLLARYPNEVRVEGHTDNVPIHSDRFASNWELSSARATAVIRYLVENHRMSPAQLSAAGYAEYRPEVANDSFEGQARNRRVDFVILAAPAPPPAEVSPPTTTGGDDGR from the coding sequence ATGAGCCGGCGCCGCCAGTCCCACGAGGAGCACGAGAACTCCGAGCGCTGGCTGCTGACCTACGCCGACCTGATTACGCTCCTGCTTGCCTTTTTCATCGTCATGTACTCGATGTCGAAGGTGGACGCGAAGAAGTTCGGGGCGGTCAGCACGGCGCTGCACAAGATCCTCTCGGGCGGCGGGTTGCTCCTGAAGGGGGACATGGGCACGGTCGTTGCTCCTACCCAATCGTACGTGCCGTCGGAGAGCATCGATCTCAAGATCGTTATGGGAAAGATGGAGGCAGACCTCAAGTCCGAGGCCCTCTCCGGAAAGCTGCGCATCAAGCAGGACGCCCGGGGCGTGGTGCTGTCGCTCTCCGACAAGGTGCTGTTCGAGTCGGGGAAGGCGGAGATCCAGCCGGGCGCGCGGGCCATCCTGGACACGCTGGCCACGCTGCTCGCGCGGTACCCGAACGAAGTGAGGGTGGAGGGTCACACGGACAACGTACCCATCCACAGCGACCGATTCGCCTCGAACTGGGAGCTTTCGTCGGCGCGGGCCACCGCGGTGATCCGCTACCTGGTGGAAAACCACCGGATGTCGCCGGCACAGCTCTCGGCGGCCGGCTACGCCGAGTACCGGCCCGAGGTGGCCAATGACAGCTTCGAGGGCCAGGCGCGCAACCGGCGCGTGGACTTCGTGATTCTGGCGGCCCCGGCCCCGCCCCCGGCGGAGGTCTCACCGCCCACCACGACAGGAGGCGACGATGGCCGATGA
- a CDS encoding FliA/WhiG family RNA polymerase sigma factor: MRGAVNPEKVVRTFVERSDRSRRANQKVKQAVLTQYAPLVKYVVSRIAAGLPRNVDQEDLFSAGVLGLLDALEKYDAGKGTKFETYAVWRIRGAVLDELRSLDWASRSTRRKAREIEEVCRRLDQKHGRPASELEIARELKIPLSEYLQLIDEIKGTVLLSLDKPAHGDDHDSGTLESCLDLAVDDDPLQAIESEEDKELLAEAVNQLPEQERLVIALYYFEEMTLREIGETLDISESRVSQVHTCALVRLRGRVRKVMMGEAA; encoded by the coding sequence ATGCGAGGTGCAGTCAATCCTGAGAAGGTGGTCCGGACGTTCGTCGAGCGCTCCGACCGCAGCCGCCGGGCGAACCAGAAGGTCAAGCAGGCCGTGCTCACCCAGTACGCGCCGCTGGTGAAGTACGTGGTGAGCCGCATCGCGGCCGGGCTGCCGCGGAACGTGGACCAGGAGGACCTGTTTTCGGCCGGCGTGCTGGGGCTGCTGGACGCCCTGGAGAAGTACGACGCCGGCAAGGGCACCAAGTTCGAGACCTACGCGGTGTGGCGCATCCGGGGCGCGGTGCTCGACGAGCTGCGCTCGCTGGACTGGGCCTCGCGCTCCACCCGCCGCAAGGCCCGCGAGATCGAGGAAGTCTGCCGCCGGCTGGACCAGAAGCACGGCCGGCCGGCCTCCGAGCTGGAGATCGCCCGGGAGCTGAAGATCCCCCTGAGCGAGTACCTCCAGCTGATCGACGAGATCAAGGGCACCGTGCTGCTCTCGCTGGACAAGCCGGCGCACGGCGACGACCACGACTCCGGCACGCTGGAGAGCTGCCTGGACCTGGCGGTGGACGACGATCCGCTGCAGGCCATCGAGTCCGAGGAAGACAAGGAACTGCTGGCCGAGGCGGTCAACCAGCTGCCGGAGCAGGAGCGCCTGGTGATCGCGCTGTACTACTTCGAGGAGATGACCCTGCGGGAGATCGGGGAGACCCTGGACATCTCGGAGTCGCGGGTGTCCCAGGTGCACACCTGCGCGCTGGTGCGCCTGCGCGGGCGGGTCCGCAAGGTCATGATGGGGGAGGCCGCCTAG
- the fliN gene encoding flagellar motor switch protein FliN: MSEAFETSDSVQEPMDAPAGDFGGGDTPAVAQAVALPELAPDPGQVAPRSIDLLLDVELPLSVELGHAQMPIKSILELGLGSVIRLDKAAGDPVDVLVNGKLVARGEVVVVDENFGVRILGLVDPDQRLGGLKA; encoded by the coding sequence ATGAGTGAAGCATTCGAGACCTCCGACTCCGTGCAGGAGCCGATGGACGCGCCGGCCGGGGACTTCGGCGGGGGGGACACCCCCGCGGTGGCCCAGGCCGTGGCGCTGCCGGAACTGGCGCCGGACCCCGGCCAGGTCGCGCCGCGCAGCATCGACCTGTTGCTGGACGTGGAACTGCCGCTCTCGGTGGAGCTGGGTCACGCCCAGATGCCCATCAAGAGCATCCTGGAGCTGGGACTGGGCTCCGTGATCCGCCTCGACAAGGCGGCCGGGGACCCGGTGGACGTGCTGGTGAACGGCAAGCTGGTGGCCCGCGGGGAAGTGGTGGTGGTGGACGAGAATTTCGGCGTGCGCATCCTGGGCCTGGTGGATCCCGACCAGCGCCTCGGCGGGCTGAAGGCCTGA
- the flhA gene encoding flagellar biosynthesis protein FlhA, whose translation MESTSRAGALSALNRYGELLVGAGLLLVLALMVVPLPPPVLDILLVFDMLLALVVLLLTVYVQKPVELSVFPSVLLLSTLLRLSLNVASTRLVLLHGYAGEVIAAFGSFVVGGNYAVGLVIFVILTVIQFMVITKGAGRVAEVAARFTLDGMPGRQMAIDADLNAGHIDEAEARRRRLELTREADFYGAMDGASKFVRGDAIAAVVIILVNIIGGLVVGVAQMGMSVGAALQQFTLLTVGDGLVAQIPALIISTAAGIIVTRVSGSSTLGGQILKEMLFKPRALIVAGSLMFALALVPGLPKFPFLLLSLSAIGVGVAVRRSQDRHHRAGEKDKREKASARPEEVEKLLPLDALQLEIGYALIPLVDEKRGGDLLPRVTLVRRQSALDLGLVVPPIRIRDNLRLRPAEYSLQLRGSELARGEVRVGQCLALDPGTAEGPLPGVKTKDPVFGLPAVWIEEAEKPRAEAAGYTVVECSAVIATHLSETVKSHAHEILTRQETQTIINTVKATHPAVVEELVPNLLSVGGVQKVLQRLLRERISIRDMVTILEALADHAGAVKDHDQLAEFARQALGRSIVRQYQDARGQVPVITLDPDLEQDLVDRLTPTDQGQELLLEPTRLQALLRELRAAVQVALTSTSQPILLCSHAIRSQLRRLVEKSFPALVILSYREVAAADAVSSVATVRKPDAH comes from the coding sequence ATGGAATCCACCTCCCGCGCGGGGGCGCTGTCCGCGTTGAACCGCTACGGGGAGCTCCTCGTGGGCGCCGGCCTGCTGCTGGTGCTGGCACTGATGGTGGTGCCGCTGCCGCCGCCGGTGCTCGACATCCTGCTGGTGTTCGACATGCTGCTGGCGCTGGTGGTGCTGCTGCTCACCGTGTACGTGCAGAAGCCGGTCGAGCTGTCGGTGTTCCCATCGGTGCTGCTGCTCTCCACGCTGCTGCGCCTGAGCCTGAACGTGGCCTCCACCCGGCTGGTGCTGCTGCACGGTTATGCCGGCGAGGTGATCGCGGCGTTCGGCAGCTTCGTGGTGGGGGGCAACTACGCGGTGGGGCTGGTGATCTTCGTCATCCTCACCGTGATCCAGTTCATGGTCATCACCAAGGGCGCCGGGCGCGTGGCCGAGGTGGCGGCGCGCTTCACCCTGGACGGCATGCCGGGACGCCAGATGGCCATCGACGCCGACCTGAACGCCGGGCACATCGACGAGGCCGAGGCCCGCCGCCGGCGTCTGGAGCTGACCCGCGAGGCCGACTTCTACGGCGCCATGGACGGTGCCAGCAAGTTCGTGCGCGGCGACGCCATCGCCGCGGTGGTGATCATCCTGGTGAACATCATCGGCGGCCTGGTGGTGGGCGTGGCGCAGATGGGCATGTCGGTGGGCGCCGCCCTGCAACAGTTCACCCTGCTCACCGTGGGTGACGGGCTGGTGGCCCAGATCCCGGCGCTCATCATCTCCACCGCCGCGGGCATCATCGTGACCCGCGTGAGCGGCTCGTCCACGCTGGGCGGCCAGATCCTCAAGGAGATGCTGTTCAAGCCGCGGGCGCTGATCGTGGCCGGCTCGCTGATGTTCGCCCTGGCGCTGGTCCCGGGACTGCCCAAGTTCCCGTTCCTGCTGCTGAGCCTCTCGGCCATCGGCGTGGGCGTGGCGGTGCGTCGCAGCCAGGACCGGCACCACCGGGCGGGGGAGAAGGACAAGCGCGAGAAGGCCTCCGCGAGGCCGGAGGAGGTGGAGAAGCTCCTGCCGCTGGACGCGCTGCAACTGGAGATCGGCTACGCGCTCATCCCGCTGGTGGACGAGAAGCGCGGCGGCGACCTGCTCCCGCGCGTGACGCTGGTCCGCCGGCAGAGCGCGCTCGACCTGGGCCTGGTGGTGCCGCCCATCCGGATCCGCGACAACCTGCGGTTGCGCCCGGCGGAGTACTCGCTGCAGCTGCGCGGCTCCGAGCTGGCGCGCGGTGAGGTCCGCGTGGGCCAGTGCCTGGCGCTGGACCCGGGCACCGCGGAGGGGCCGCTGCCGGGCGTGAAGACCAAGGACCCGGTGTTCGGCCTGCCCGCGGTGTGGATCGAGGAGGCGGAGAAGCCGCGGGCCGAGGCCGCCGGGTACACCGTGGTGGAGTGCTCGGCGGTGATCGCCACGCACCTCTCCGAGACGGTGAAGTCGCACGCGCACGAGATCCTCACGCGGCAGGAGACGCAGACCATCATCAACACGGTCAAGGCCACGCACCCGGCGGTGGTGGAGGAACTGGTCCCCAACCTGCTCAGTGTGGGCGGCGTGCAGAAGGTGCTGCAGCGCCTGCTCCGCGAGCGGATCAGCATCCGCGACATGGTCACCATCCTGGAGGCGCTGGCCGACCACGCCGGGGCCGTGAAGGACCACGACCAGCTGGCCGAGTTCGCGCGGCAGGCGCTGGGGCGCTCCATCGTGCGCCAGTACCAGGATGCGCGCGGCCAGGTGCCGGTGATCACGCTGGACCCGGACCTGGAACAGGACCTGGTGGACCGGCTCACGCCCACCGACCAGGGCCAGGAACTGCTGCTGGAGCCGACCCGGTTGCAGGCGCTGCTGCGCGAGCTGCGCGCGGCGGTGCAGGTGGCGCTCACCTCCACGTCCCAGCCGATTCTCCTGTGTTCCCACGCCATCCGGTCGCAATTGCGGCGCCTGGTGGAAAAGTCCTTCCCCGCGCTGGTGATCCTGTCCTACCGCGAAGTGGCCGCGGCGGACGCAGTGAGCTCGGTGGCCACGGTCCGGAAGCCCGATGCGCATTAA
- a CDS encoding flagellar basal body-associated FliL family protein: MADEAKAPAAPATDAKDAKDPKDAKDPKGAKDAKDSKDPKAKVKGAPAKKGGPLFLILGLVGGLVVIVGASLAIIYMVVLPKAKSAEASAKKKPEKAVEAAMGPMFQLKDMVINSADKDEIHYIKVGLAFEVASEKEVEELGARDAVLRDLMITEFGKCTVAELNTPEGRQRIRDVIKAKMSEKMKDIAVRNLYFTEFVGQ, translated from the coding sequence ATGGCCGATGAGGCCAAGGCCCCCGCGGCCCCTGCCACGGACGCGAAGGACGCCAAGGATCCCAAGGACGCCAAGGATCCCAAGGGCGCGAAGGACGCGAAGGATTCCAAGGACCCCAAGGCCAAGGTCAAGGGGGCCCCGGCGAAGAAAGGCGGCCCGCTGTTCCTGATCCTGGGGCTCGTGGGCGGCCTGGTGGTGATCGTGGGCGCCTCGCTGGCGATCATCTACATGGTGGTGCTGCCGAAGGCGAAGAGCGCCGAGGCGAGCGCGAAGAAGAAGCCCGAGAAGGCCGTCGAGGCCGCCATGGGCCCGATGTTCCAGCTGAAGGACATGGTCATCAACTCGGCCGACAAGGACGAGATCCACTACATCAAGGTCGGGCTGGCCTTCGAGGTCGCCAGCGAGAAGGAAGTGGAGGAGCTGGGGGCGCGCGACGCAGTGCTCCGCGACCTGATGATCACCGAGTTCGGCAAGTGCACCGTGGCGGAGCTGAACACGCCCGAGGGACGCCAGCGCATCCGCGACGTGATCAAGGCGAAGATGTCCGAGAAGATGAAGGACATCGCGGTGCGCAACCTCTACTTCACGGAGTTCGTGGGCCAGTAG
- the fliP gene encoding flagellar type III secretion system pore protein FliP (The bacterial flagellar biogenesis protein FliP forms a type III secretion system (T3SS)-type pore required for flagellar assembly.) translates to MTAPSRLLLVTLLAATALLAAAPAAAQVPAGAAPAAAAAPAGVGLPHITLGVEQSRTPGQVSTSLQLLLLFTILSIAPALLIMMTSFTRIVVVLSFLRQAMSTQQMPPNQVLISLALFLTFFTMSPVWNQVNTQAVQPLMAGRITQAEAVKVGTVPLREFMLRQTREKDLALFVKLSRQPAPRSAADIPMTTVIPAFMISELRTAFQMGFVIYLPFLIVDMVVASVLMSMGMMMLPPAMISLPFKILLFVLVDGWHLVIRSLVMSFR, encoded by the coding sequence ATGACCGCTCCTAGCCGGCTCCTGCTCGTCACGCTGCTGGCGGCGACCGCGTTGCTGGCCGCCGCGCCCGCCGCGGCGCAGGTCCCCGCCGGCGCCGCCCCCGCGGCGGCGGCCGCCCCGGCCGGCGTGGGTCTGCCGCACATCACCCTGGGGGTGGAGCAGTCGCGCACCCCGGGCCAGGTGAGCACGTCGCTGCAGCTGCTCCTGCTGTTCACGATCCTGAGCATCGCCCCGGCGCTGCTCATCATGATGACCTCGTTCACGCGCATCGTGGTGGTCCTGAGCTTCCTGCGCCAGGCCATGAGCACCCAGCAGATGCCGCCCAACCAGGTGCTGATCTCGCTGGCGCTGTTCCTGACCTTTTTCACCATGTCGCCGGTGTGGAACCAGGTGAACACCCAGGCGGTGCAGCCGCTCATGGCGGGGCGCATCACCCAGGCCGAGGCCGTCAAGGTGGGCACCGTGCCGCTGCGCGAGTTCATGCTCCGCCAGACGCGCGAGAAGGACCTGGCGCTGTTCGTGAAGCTCTCCCGGCAGCCCGCGCCGCGCAGCGCCGCCGACATTCCCATGACCACCGTGATCCCGGCGTTCATGATCAGCGAGCTGCGCACCGCCTTCCAGATGGGTTTCGTGATCTACCTGCCGTTTCTCATCGTGGACATGGTGGTGGCCAGCGTCCTCATGTCCATGGGCATGATGATGCTGCCCCCGGCCATGATCTCGCTGCCCTTCAAGATCCTGTTGTTCGTGCTGGTGGACGGGTGGCACCTGGTCATCCGCTCGCTGGTCATGAGCTTCCGCTAG